A genomic segment from Propioniciclava sp. MC1595 encodes:
- a CDS encoding ATP-binding protein has product MEETTPDLSGFLRNFRAVAEAAEHAVGETDGVRFATVVAEHLGGPIGDMAIVGEEVPNHRYADWDTALGLLAAADPDGREVGVSGGEMRFHHSLSDFVGAAFVRFGVGQVDYVSLPVGHDERRRAIGFGVRLFRYKGEPVGVLQRQANRRFGQEYGSVEVICADRDLATALVEEARGLATEHSVLRGQVVTFDETGYGDESGGMSFLARPEVTADQVILPADSLARIVQHVTGIAEHAALLRRHGQHLKRGLLLYGPPGTGKTHTVRHVIHRSPGHTVIVLAGTALRFVSLAAAVARHLQPAIVVLEDCDLVAEDRSFGAGPKPLLFEVLDAMDGLDADADVTFLLTTNRVETLERALVERPGRIDLAVEIPLPDPSGRRRLLELYAGDIAYSDAALADAARRTEGVTASFAKELMRRAVLEAAVAGEEPGDAHLTRALDTLMGERETTTRALLGHAGAAPLGFGGAQPGVHR; this is encoded by the coding sequence ATGGAGGAGACCACCCCCGACCTGTCCGGATTCCTGCGCAACTTCCGTGCCGTCGCCGAGGCGGCCGAGCACGCGGTGGGCGAGACCGACGGCGTCCGGTTCGCCACCGTCGTGGCCGAGCACCTGGGCGGGCCGATCGGCGACATGGCGATCGTGGGGGAGGAGGTCCCCAACCACCGCTACGCGGACTGGGACACCGCCCTCGGCCTGCTCGCCGCCGCCGATCCCGACGGCCGCGAGGTCGGCGTCTCGGGCGGGGAGATGCGCTTCCACCACTCGCTGAGCGACTTCGTGGGGGCCGCGTTCGTCCGGTTCGGCGTGGGCCAGGTCGACTACGTGAGCCTGCCGGTCGGCCACGACGAGCGCCGCCGCGCGATCGGGTTCGGCGTCCGGCTGTTCCGCTACAAGGGGGAGCCGGTCGGCGTCCTCCAGCGGCAGGCGAACCGGCGCTTCGGCCAGGAGTACGGCAGCGTCGAGGTGATCTGCGCCGACCGCGACCTCGCGACCGCGCTCGTGGAGGAGGCGCGGGGCCTCGCCACCGAGCACTCGGTGCTGCGCGGCCAGGTGGTCACCTTCGACGAGACGGGGTACGGCGACGAGTCCGGCGGCATGAGCTTCCTCGCCCGGCCCGAGGTGACGGCCGACCAGGTGATCCTGCCCGCGGACTCCCTGGCCCGGATCGTCCAGCACGTGACCGGCATCGCCGAGCACGCCGCCCTGCTGCGCCGCCACGGCCAGCACCTCAAGCGCGGCCTGCTGCTGTACGGGCCGCCCGGCACGGGCAAGACCCACACCGTGCGCCACGTCATCCACCGCAGCCCGGGGCACACGGTGATCGTGCTGGCCGGCACCGCCCTGCGGTTCGTGTCGCTGGCTGCGGCCGTCGCCCGCCACCTGCAGCCGGCGATCGTCGTGCTGGAGGACTGCGACCTCGTCGCCGAGGACCGGTCGTTCGGGGCCGGCCCCAAGCCCCTGCTCTTCGAGGTGCTCGACGCCATGGACGGGCTGGACGCCGACGCCGACGTCACCTTCCTGCTCACGACGAACCGGGTCGAGACCCTCGAGCGCGCGCTGGTCGAGCGGCCGGGCCGGATCGACCTGGCCGTCGAGATCCCGCTCCCCGACCCATCCGGACGCCGGCGCCTGCTCGAGCTCTACGCCGGCGACATCGCCTACTCCGACGCCGCGCTGGCCGACGCCGCGCGCCGCACCGAGGGCGTGACGGCGTCCTTCGCCAAGGAGCTGATGCGTCGCGCCGTGCTCGAGGCTGCCGTGGCGGGGGAGGAGCCGGGCGACGCCCACCTCACCCGCGCGCTGGACACCCTCATGGGCGAGCGCGAGACCACGACGCGGGCGCTGCTCGGCCACGCGGGGGCCGCGCCGCTGGGGTTCGGGGGCGCCCAGCCGGGGGTGCACCGGTGA
- a CDS encoding glycoside hydrolase family 13 protein, translated as MSNPHFLDPDWWRHAVVYQVYPRSFADADNDGTGDVRGITEKLPYLAELGVDAVWVSPWYPSPLLDGGYDVADYYDISPDFGTLADADAFIAKAHELGIRVLIDLVPNHSSWEHPWFKEALAAAPGSPERDRYVFRDGRGADGELPPNNWASIFGGPAWTRTTDPDGTPGQWYLHLFDISQPDWNWDNPEIPAMFDDVLRFWFDKGIDGFRVDVADAMAKDPALPDVEVDPHTGLGSNDKRVGAPQWDHPGVATIQRRWRAVADEYAHTELGGRVFVAEAYLDPIERLVEYVRPDRLHTTFNFDALVSAWSADSQRAVIAKTVPAHESVGAPTTWVLGNHDNTRVATRYGKPTTGRDYTAVEHEDAALDPIELGAALHAMPTDIDLGRRRARAAALLEFALPGGAYIYQGEELGLDEVEDIPEELLQDPAWERSGHRVRGRDGCRVPLPWSGEAPPFGFGLDASPWLPQPARWADLTAEKQDADPASTLNLYRAALKLRRERADFRTDALAFHALDGGDVLAFTRGSGTVAVVNFGAEPVELPAGEVLLSSVDLVDGRLPSDAAVWLAV; from the coding sequence ATGAGCAACCCGCACTTCCTCGACCCCGACTGGTGGCGCCACGCCGTGGTGTACCAGGTGTACCCGCGCTCGTTCGCGGACGCGGACAACGATGGGACCGGTGACGTCCGGGGCATCACCGAGAAGCTGCCCTACCTGGCCGAGCTCGGCGTCGACGCCGTGTGGGTGAGCCCCTGGTACCCCTCCCCGCTGCTCGACGGCGGCTACGACGTGGCCGACTACTACGACATCTCCCCCGACTTCGGCACGCTCGCCGACGCCGACGCGTTCATCGCCAAGGCGCACGAGCTGGGCATCCGGGTGCTCATCGACCTGGTGCCGAACCACTCCTCCTGGGAGCACCCGTGGTTCAAGGAGGCCCTGGCCGCGGCCCCGGGCTCGCCCGAGCGCGACCGGTACGTCTTCCGCGACGGCCGCGGCGCCGACGGCGAGCTGCCGCCCAACAACTGGGCCTCGATCTTCGGCGGCCCGGCGTGGACGCGCACCACCGACCCCGACGGCACGCCCGGCCAGTGGTACCTGCACCTGTTCGACATCAGCCAGCCGGACTGGAACTGGGACAACCCCGAGATCCCGGCGATGTTCGACGACGTGCTGCGGTTCTGGTTCGACAAGGGCATCGACGGGTTCCGGGTCGACGTCGCCGACGCGATGGCCAAGGACCCCGCCCTGCCCGACGTCGAGGTCGACCCGCACACCGGCCTGGGCAGCAACGACAAGCGCGTCGGCGCGCCGCAGTGGGACCACCCCGGCGTCGCCACCATCCAGCGCCGCTGGCGGGCGGTGGCCGACGAGTACGCCCACACCGAGCTGGGCGGGCGCGTGTTCGTCGCCGAGGCCTACCTCGACCCGATCGAGCGGCTGGTCGAGTACGTGCGTCCCGACCGGCTGCACACGACCTTCAACTTCGACGCGCTGGTCTCGGCGTGGTCGGCCGACTCACAGCGCGCGGTGATCGCCAAGACCGTGCCCGCGCACGAGTCGGTGGGCGCGCCGACGACCTGGGTGCTCGGCAACCACGACAACACCCGCGTCGCGACGCGGTACGGCAAGCCGACCACCGGGAGGGACTACACAGCCGTCGAGCACGAGGACGCCGCCCTCGACCCCATCGAGCTGGGTGCCGCGCTGCACGCCATGCCCACCGACATCGACCTCGGACGCCGTCGCGCCCGCGCCGCCGCCCTCCTGGAGTTCGCGCTCCCGGGCGGTGCCTACATCTACCAGGGCGAGGAGCTCGGGCTGGACGAGGTCGAGGACATCCCCGAGGAGCTGCTGCAGGACCCGGCGTGGGAGCGGTCGGGCCACCGGGTCCGGGGCCGGGACGGCTGCCGGGTGCCGCTGCCGTGGTCGGGCGAGGCCCCACCGTTTGGCTTCGGCCTGGACGCGTCCCCGTGGCTGCCGCAGCCGGCCCGCTGGGCCGACCTGACCGCCGAGAAGCAGGACGCCGACCCGGCCTCGACGCTCAACCTCTACCGGGCGGCCCTCAAGCTGCGCCGGGAGCGGGCGGACTTCCGGACCGACGCGCTGGCCTTCCACGCTCTGGACGGGGGCGACGTGCTCGCGTTCACGCGCGGTTCGGGCACCGTGGCCGTGGTCAACTTCGGCGCCGAGCCGGTCGAGTTGCCCGCCGGTGAGGTGCTGCTCAGCTCGGTCGACCTCGTCGACGGGCGCCTGCCCTCGGACGCCGCCGTCTGGCTGGCCGTCTGA
- a CDS encoding sugar-binding domain-containing protein: protein MVDVPTRPAPDHPCPTFARPRWALLDGAWDFCEGHPNDTPADWAWDRTIEVPFPPESPASGLGLERCDHPRYRRTFTLGSDIEAPGPGERLLLHCEGVDHEARVWVDGQFVGRHEGGYTPFTLDITDALGEGPGHEVVIAATDLARELEQPRGKQDWHDQPHAIWYGRSSGIWRSVWLEVVPATRLASVAWTTLDTFGRLRGDIRIEGWAEDEDLAVEASYACMGQPLATVTTTATAAAVEVHARLGKAAHADTPFLYWSPDLPLLIDIRVRLLRGDEVLDEIASYTGLRHVRVRDGVVELNGVAVFSRLVLEQAYWPETHFTAPSLEALRAEAELIKGLGFNGLRMHQASADPRFLRACDEVGLMVWADVPAAYVYTQRSTDLVARTLTELVARDRNHPCVVAWVPYNESWGVPGVADSPWQQAAVRAGYWLAKALDPSRLAIGNDGWENVAGDLVGVHDYSHDPEVLGRRYGSAEAVAATLTGDRPGGKVLLVDAPVAGTPVVLSEFGGVTLRDGDDSWGYGEVADAEALVERVRALVARVGTASGLVGFCWTQLTDCLQEQNGLAWPDRTPKAPIAELRAAIREE from the coding sequence ATGGTCGACGTTCCCACCCGGCCCGCCCCCGACCACCCCTGCCCCACCTTCGCGCGGCCCCGCTGGGCCCTGCTCGACGGCGCGTGGGACTTCTGCGAGGGCCACCCGAACGACACACCTGCCGACTGGGCGTGGGACCGCACGATCGAGGTGCCCTTCCCGCCCGAGTCGCCCGCCTCGGGACTGGGGCTGGAGCGCTGCGACCACCCGCGCTACCGGCGCACGTTCACGCTGGGCTCGGACATCGAGGCGCCCGGGCCCGGCGAGCGGCTGCTGCTGCACTGCGAGGGCGTTGACCACGAGGCCCGCGTGTGGGTCGACGGGCAGTTCGTCGGCAGGCACGAGGGCGGCTACACCCCGTTCACGCTCGACATCACGGACGCCCTGGGCGAGGGCCCCGGCCACGAGGTCGTCATCGCCGCGACCGACCTGGCCCGCGAACTCGAACAGCCCCGCGGCAAGCAGGACTGGCACGACCAGCCGCACGCCATCTGGTACGGCCGATCGTCGGGGATCTGGCGCTCGGTGTGGCTCGAGGTCGTGCCCGCGACCCGGCTGGCGTCCGTGGCCTGGACGACGCTGGACACGTTCGGCCGCCTCCGCGGCGACATCCGCATCGAGGGCTGGGCCGAGGACGAAGACCTGGCCGTCGAGGCGTCCTACGCCTGCATGGGGCAGCCGCTGGCCACGGTGACAACCACCGCCACCGCTGCCGCCGTCGAGGTGCACGCACGGCTGGGCAAGGCGGCGCACGCCGACACCCCCTTCCTCTACTGGAGCCCCGACCTGCCCCTGCTGATCGACATCCGGGTGCGGCTGCTGCGCGGCGACGAGGTGCTGGACGAGATCGCCTCCTACACCGGCCTGCGCCACGTGCGGGTGCGGGACGGGGTGGTCGAGCTCAACGGGGTCGCCGTCTTCTCGCGGCTGGTGCTGGAGCAGGCCTACTGGCCCGAGACCCACTTCACCGCGCCCTCCCTCGAGGCGTTGCGCGCCGAGGCCGAGCTGATCAAGGGGCTCGGGTTCAACGGGCTGCGGATGCACCAGGCCAGCGCCGACCCCCGGTTCCTGCGGGCGTGCGACGAGGTCGGGCTCATGGTCTGGGCCGACGTTCCTGCCGCGTACGTGTACACGCAACGCTCCACCGATCTGGTGGCCCGCACGCTCACCGAGCTGGTCGCCCGCGACCGGAACCACCCGTGCGTGGTCGCGTGGGTGCCCTACAACGAGAGCTGGGGCGTCCCCGGCGTGGCCGACTCGCCGTGGCAGCAGGCGGCCGTGCGCGCGGGGTACTGGCTGGCCAAGGCCCTCGACCCGTCGCGCCTCGCGATCGGCAACGACGGCTGGGAGAACGTCGCCGGCGACCTCGTCGGCGTGCACGACTACAGCCACGACCCCGAGGTGTTGGGACGCCGCTACGGCTCGGCGGAGGCGGTCGCGGCCACCCTGACCGGCGACCGGCCGGGCGGCAAGGTCCTGCTGGTCGACGCCCCTGTCGCGGGGACGCCGGTCGTGCTGAGCGAGTTCGGCGGGGTGACCCTGCGCGACGGCGACGACTCGTGGGGCTACGGCGAGGTTGCGGACGCCGAGGCCCTGGTCGAGCGGGTCCGGGCCCTGGTCGCCCGGGTCGGGACGGCGTCCGGGCTGGTGGGCTTCTGCTGGACCCAGCTCACCGACTGCCTGCAGGAACAGAACGGCCTGGCCTGGCCCGACCGGACGCCCAAGGCCCCGATCGCAGAGCTGCGGGCGGCGATCCGCGAGGAGTGA
- a CDS encoding DMT family transporter: protein MTHHRTGLGWLVLAGVTWGTSGTLGVLLRGESGLALLPAGGYRILVGGLLILGFVLLTGRLRLPSTASAWGRVAALGFASGLYQVTFFSAIGFVGIAVATLITIGSTPLMVLTIEALTGRVRLTGRLALALGAALVGLLLLAGSPPEGIAFGDALIGAGLSLVAGASFAGISLLGANPDPDFDDATGTGLAFLGGGAAVLAVATLFGPIGFTITPLSLVLVVALGLVPTAVSYLSYLRGLRTQSGTIGSLVALLEPVTATTLAALVFREWLTPPAALGAALLLSAVVLTTLGPRSAVPRDTMEPELHP from the coding sequence GTGACGCACCACCGGACGGGCCTCGGCTGGCTCGTGCTCGCCGGCGTGACCTGGGGCACCTCGGGCACGCTCGGCGTCCTGCTGCGCGGTGAGTCGGGGCTGGCCCTGTTGCCGGCGGGCGGGTACCGCATCCTCGTCGGCGGCCTGCTGATCCTGGGCTTCGTGCTGCTCACCGGGCGGCTGCGGCTGCCGAGCACGGCGTCCGCGTGGGGCCGGGTGGCCGCGCTGGGCTTCGCCTCGGGGCTGTACCAGGTGACGTTCTTCTCGGCGATCGGCTTCGTGGGCATCGCCGTCGCGACGCTCATCACGATCGGGTCGACCCCGCTGATGGTGCTCACGATCGAGGCGCTCACCGGTCGGGTCCGCCTCACGGGACGCCTCGCGCTAGCCCTGGGCGCGGCCCTGGTCGGGCTGCTCCTGCTGGCAGGCTCGCCGCCGGAGGGGATCGCGTTCGGCGACGCCCTGATCGGGGCGGGACTGTCGCTGGTGGCCGGGGCGTCCTTCGCGGGCATCTCGCTGCTGGGCGCCAACCCCGACCCGGACTTCGACGACGCCACGGGCACGGGTCTGGCGTTTCTCGGCGGCGGGGCCGCGGTGCTGGCGGTCGCCACCCTCTTCGGACCCATCGGCTTCACCATCACCCCGCTGTCGCTGGTGCTGGTCGTCGCCCTGGGGCTGGTCCCGACGGCCGTGTCCTACCTGTCCTACCTGCGCGGGCTGCGCACGCAGTCGGGCACGATCGGCTCGCTGGTCGCCCTGCTCGAACCGGTGACCGCGACCACGCTCGCCGCCCTGGTGTTCCGCGAGTGGCTCACGCCGCCGGCGGCCCTCGGCGCCGCACTGCTGCTGTCCGCCGTCGTGCTCACCACGCTCGGCCCCCGCTCCGCGGTGCCGCGTGACACGATGGAGCCCGAGCTGCATCCCTAG
- a CDS encoding CBS domain-containing protein yields MKTAKDLMTSPAECLAPDETLVTAARMLSKYDVGSMPILDGDTLVGVVTDRDIVVEAIAKGLDPKDTPVSAIASTNVVTIEASAPAEEVAALMAEHQVRRLPVVDGGKVVGVVAQADVARELDEGTTGEVVEEISQ; encoded by the coding sequence ATGAAGACCGCGAAGGACCTGATGACCTCGCCGGCCGAGTGCCTGGCCCCCGACGAGACGCTCGTCACCGCAGCACGCATGCTCAGCAAGTACGACGTGGGTTCGATGCCCATCCTGGACGGCGACACGCTCGTCGGCGTCGTCACCGACCGCGACATCGTGGTCGAGGCCATCGCCAAGGGGCTCGACCCCAAGGACACCCCGGTCAGTGCCATCGCGAGCACGAACGTGGTCACGATCGAGGCGTCCGCCCCCGCCGAGGAGGTGGCCGCCCTGATGGCCGAGCACCAGGTGCGCCGCCTCCCGGTTGTCGACGGCGGCAAGGTCGTCGGTGTGGTGGCCCAAGCCGACGTCGCCCGCGAGCTCGACGAGGGCACCACGGGCGAGGTCGTGGAGGAGATCTCGCAGTAG
- a CDS encoding DUF2218 domain-containing protein: MTSTASVATDRPGRYAKQLASHLGRKVAAEWDEQAQEGWVDFGSGRVTLAAGDGVLLMGLEADDAEARDRLEGVVGRHLVTFGAKDELVCAWARTDGTPGSEHRHEGE; the protein is encoded by the coding sequence ATGACCAGCACCGCTTCGGTCGCCACCGACCGGCCGGGCCGCTACGCCAAGCAGCTCGCCTCGCACCTGGGCCGCAAGGTCGCCGCCGAGTGGGACGAGCAGGCCCAGGAGGGTTGGGTCGACTTCGGCTCGGGCCGGGTGACGCTGGCCGCGGGCGACGGCGTCCTGCTGATGGGCCTGGAGGCCGACGACGCCGAGGCGCGCGACCGGCTCGAGGGCGTGGTGGGGCGCCACCTGGTCACGTTCGGCGCCAAGGACGAACTGGTCTGCGCGTGGGCGCGCACCGACGGCACGCCGGGCTCCGAGCACCGGCACGAGGGGGAGTGA
- a CDS encoding VOC family protein, translated as MALKWYTVVVDCHDPQAQVHWWAQALDWDVVYDTPDEAVAIPKGMSEDPVDDVEEWMARGQGLVFVPVPEGKTVKNRLHIDLAPHTSQDRDAEIARLLDLGASRVDVGQDDAAVTWTVLADPEGNEFCVLSTRNR; from the coding sequence ATGGCCCTGAAGTGGTACACCGTCGTGGTCGACTGCCACGACCCGCAGGCCCAGGTGCACTGGTGGGCGCAGGCCCTCGACTGGGACGTCGTCTACGACACCCCCGACGAGGCCGTCGCGATCCCGAAGGGGATGAGCGAGGACCCGGTCGACGACGTCGAGGAGTGGATGGCGCGCGGCCAGGGCCTCGTCTTCGTGCCGGTGCCCGAGGGCAAGACGGTGAAGAACCGGCTGCACATCGACCTCGCGCCCCACACGTCGCAGGACCGGGACGCCGAGATCGCCCGCCTGCTGGACCTCGGGGCGTCCCGGGTCGACGTGGGCCAGGACGACGCCGCCGTGACGTGGACCGTGCTGGCCGACCCCGAGGGCAACGAATTCTGCGTGCTGAGCACCCGCAACCGCTGA
- the otnK gene encoding 3-oxo-tetronate kinase, whose translation MTIRLGVIADDFTGATDIAGFLVSNGLSAVQVNGVPEGPLPQADAIVVSLKSRSIPADEAVSMSLAALDALRAAGAERILFKYCSTFDSTPAGNIGPVTDALMAALGADLTVICPSLPVNGRTVYQGHLFVGDVLLSESGMRNHPVTPMTDPNLVRVMEAQSSGRAGVVPFAVIQQGPDATRAALARLAEDGVRYAVLDTLTDVDLTTIGAATVDLPLTTGGSGLGAGVARALATGTDGVQSAPWQPVEGRTVVLSGSCSVMTNAQVAAYRADAPALSVDVDRLVADPDAYRAEVLAWVLAQPAEPAPLVYATAGPDEVRRLQEAHGAAEVSEAVEALFGWLARELSAAGVRRFVVAGGETSGSVTTALGVDGFHVGPQIAPGVPWVRSLDDRTELALKSGNFGDVDFFTRAQA comes from the coding sequence ATGACGATTCGGCTCGGCGTCATCGCCGACGACTTCACCGGCGCCACCGACATCGCCGGCTTCCTGGTGTCCAACGGGCTGTCGGCCGTGCAGGTCAACGGTGTGCCCGAGGGCCCGCTGCCGCAGGCCGACGCCATCGTGGTCAGCCTCAAGAGCCGCTCGATCCCCGCCGACGAGGCCGTCAGCATGAGCCTGGCCGCCCTCGACGCGCTGCGCGCTGCCGGCGCCGAGCGCATCCTGTTCAAGTACTGCTCGACCTTCGACAGCACGCCGGCCGGCAACATCGGCCCGGTCACCGACGCCCTCATGGCGGCCCTCGGCGCCGACCTCACCGTCATCTGCCCCTCGCTGCCGGTCAACGGCCGCACCGTCTACCAGGGCCACCTGTTCGTCGGCGACGTGCTGCTCAGCGAATCCGGCATGCGCAACCACCCGGTCACCCCGATGACCGACCCCAACCTCGTGCGCGTCATGGAGGCCCAGAGCTCCGGCCGGGCGGGCGTCGTCCCGTTCGCCGTCATCCAGCAGGGGCCGGACGCCACGCGCGCGGCCCTCGCGCGCCTGGCGGAGGACGGCGTCCGGTACGCCGTGCTCGACACGCTCACCGACGTCGACCTGACCACCATCGGAGCCGCGACCGTTGACCTGCCGCTGACCACGGGCGGGTCCGGCCTGGGCGCCGGCGTCGCGCGCGCGCTGGCGACCGGGACCGACGGCGTCCAGTCGGCGCCGTGGCAGCCGGTCGAGGGCCGGACGGTCGTGCTGTCGGGCTCCTGCTCGGTGATGACCAACGCGCAGGTCGCCGCCTACCGCGCCGATGCCCCGGCCCTGTCGGTCGACGTCGACCGCCTCGTCGCCGACCCCGACGCGTACCGCGCCGAGGTGCTCGCCTGGGTGCTCGCCCAGCCCGCCGAGCCCGCGCCGCTGGTGTACGCCACCGCCGGGCCCGACGAGGTCCGCCGCCTGCAGGAGGCCCACGGGGCCGCCGAGGTGTCCGAGGCCGTCGAGGCGCTGTTCGGCTGGCTCGCCCGCGAGCTGTCGGCCGCCGGCGTCCGCCGCTTCGTCGTGGCCGGGGGCGAGACGTCCGGGTCGGTGACCACCGCCCTGGGTGTCGACGGCTTCCACGTCGGCCCGCAGATCGCGCCGGGCGTGCCGTGGGTGCGCTCGCTCGACGACCGCACCGAGCTCGCGCTGAAGTCCGGCAACTTCGGCGACGTCGACTTCTTCACCCGCGCCCAGGCCTGA
- the otnI gene encoding 2-oxo-tetronate isomerase, translated as MPRFAANLSMMFTEVDFLDRFGAAARAGFKAVEFLFPYAHPAGEIKARLDEHGLEIALFNFYPGDWDAGEKGLAAMPGREEEFLASVDQALEYARALGVPKLHLMAGLADPDSADHRARYVKHVRYAAERAAADGVLITLEPLNPYNVPGYFLPSVAHVLDVLAEIDRPNVKLQYDLYHAQLTDGDITHLTEAVADRIGHVQLASVPERHEPDRGELYYPYVLATLDRVGYDGWVGCEYNPAGETTAGLGWLDAYRGQS; from the coding sequence ATGCCCCGCTTCGCCGCCAACCTGTCCATGATGTTCACCGAGGTCGACTTCCTCGACCGCTTCGGCGCCGCCGCCCGTGCCGGCTTCAAGGCCGTCGAGTTCCTGTTCCCGTACGCCCACCCCGCCGGCGAGATCAAGGCGCGGCTCGACGAGCACGGCCTGGAGATCGCCCTGTTCAACTTCTACCCCGGCGACTGGGACGCCGGCGAGAAGGGCCTGGCCGCCATGCCGGGCCGCGAGGAGGAGTTCCTGGCCTCGGTCGACCAGGCGCTGGAGTACGCGCGAGCCCTCGGCGTGCCCAAGCTGCACCTGATGGCCGGCCTGGCCGACCCCGACTCGGCCGACCACCGCGCCCGCTACGTCAAGCACGTCCGGTACGCCGCCGAGCGGGCCGCAGCCGACGGCGTCCTGATCACGCTGGAGCCGCTGAACCCGTACAACGTGCCCGGCTACTTCCTGCCCAGCGTCGCGCACGTGCTCGACGTGCTGGCCGAGATCGACCGCCCCAACGTGAAGCTGCAGTACGACCTGTACCACGCCCAGCTCACCGACGGCGACATCACCCACCTCACCGAGGCGGTCGCCGACCGGATCGGCCACGTGCAGCTGGCCTCGGTGCCCGAGCGGCACGAGCCCGACCGCGGCGAGCTGTACTACCCGTACGTGCTGGCCACGCTCGACCGGGTCGGCTACGACGGCTGGGTCGGCTGCGAGTACAACCCGGCCGGCGAGACCACCGCGGGCCTGGGCTGGCTGGACGCCTACCGGGGCCAGTCGTGA
- a CDS encoding DeoR/GlpR family DNA-binding transcription regulator translates to MIPVERQRTILRVLAEQGTASIADLVTLLDVSHMTVRRDIATLEAQGRVSSVSGGVALPSRLALDDSHATKAELRPGEKRAIARRAAEFVGPGNLVFLDAGTTTLAIAEEIADRADLVVVTNDLVIARLLAERSTSELYLAAGQVDRANLSTEGELVADAIGRFNIDVAFLSTPAFDARGTSIASAAKRTVKDAIVDHATTTYLVTDSSKYGRVMAHRSVKLGRFEALITDSGLSEAARDSLREAGLKVVLVDPAD, encoded by the coding sequence GTGATCCCCGTCGAGCGCCAGCGGACCATCCTGCGCGTCCTGGCCGAGCAGGGGACGGCGAGCATCGCCGACCTCGTCACGCTGCTCGACGTGTCGCACATGACGGTCCGCCGCGACATCGCCACCCTCGAGGCGCAGGGCCGGGTCAGCTCCGTCTCCGGTGGGGTGGCGTTGCCGTCCCGCCTGGCGCTCGACGACAGCCACGCCACCAAGGCCGAACTGCGGCCCGGCGAGAAGCGGGCCATCGCCCGGCGAGCCGCCGAGTTCGTCGGCCCCGGCAACCTCGTCTTCCTGGACGCCGGCACCACCACGCTGGCCATCGCCGAGGAAATCGCCGACCGGGCCGACCTCGTGGTCGTCACCAACGACCTCGTGATCGCCCGCCTGCTGGCCGAACGGTCCACCAGCGAGCTGTACCTGGCCGCCGGCCAGGTCGACCGGGCCAACCTGTCCACCGAGGGCGAGTTGGTCGCCGACGCGATCGGGCGGTTCAACATCGACGTCGCGTTCCTGTCCACCCCCGCCTTCGACGCCCGCGGCACCTCGATCGCGAGCGCCGCCAAGCGCACGGTCAAGGACGCGATCGTCGACCACGCCACCACCACCTATCTGGTCACCGACAGCTCCAAGTACGGCCGCGTGATGGCGCACCGATCGGTCAAGCTCGGCCGGTTCGAGGCGCTGATCACCGACAGCGGCCTGTCCGAGGCGGCGCGGGACTCCCTCCGCGAGGCCGGCCTGAAAGTGGTCCTCGTGGACCCCGCGGACTGA
- the denD gene encoding D-erythronate dehydrogenase, translating to MKVIVTGGAGFLGSRVIRQLLAAQDRGSLPVAFDEVVSLDLAPCPVEDPRVVSRVGDIADPELLREVVGDDTVGVYHLAAVLSGGSEVDFDLSMQVNVDGTRTLLEACRAGGTKPRFVFTSSLAVFGGTMPDVVPETLATRPESTYGALKAIGELLVNEYSRKGFVDGRVLRLPTISVRPGQPNSAASSFASGIIREPLNGEPSTCPVPLDTRMWLSSPDAAVANLVHAFVVDGDDLGQWRTINVPGVTVTVGAMLDALTEVGGAEARALVSHEEDARIMDIVCSWPGDFDVERPLALGFVRDASFTDAVRQYRDEFAPQA from the coding sequence ATGAAGGTCATCGTCACCGGCGGCGCCGGATTCCTCGGCAGCCGCGTCATCCGGCAGCTCCTGGCTGCCCAGGACCGGGGTTCGCTCCCGGTCGCCTTCGACGAGGTCGTCTCCCTCGACCTCGCCCCCTGCCCCGTCGAGGACCCGCGCGTGGTCTCCCGCGTGGGCGACATCGCCGACCCCGAGCTGTTGCGCGAGGTCGTCGGCGACGACACCGTCGGCGTCTACCACCTGGCGGCCGTGCTCAGCGGCGGCTCCGAGGTGGACTTCGACCTGTCCATGCAGGTCAACGTCGACGGCACCCGCACGCTCCTCGAGGCCTGCCGCGCCGGCGGGACGAAGCCGCGCTTCGTCTTCACCAGCTCGCTGGCCGTCTTCGGGGGCACGATGCCCGACGTCGTCCCCGAGACGCTCGCCACCCGGCCCGAGTCGACCTACGGCGCGCTCAAGGCCATCGGCGAGCTGCTCGTCAACGAGTACTCCCGCAAGGGCTTCGTCGACGGTCGCGTCCTGCGCCTGCCGACGATCTCGGTGCGCCCCGGCCAGCCCAACTCCGCGGCGTCCTCGTTCGCCAGCGGCATCATTCGCGAGCCGCTGAACGGCGAGCCGTCCACCTGCCCGGTGCCGCTCGACACCCGCATGTGGCTGTCGTCGCCGGACGCCGCGGTCGCCAACCTGGTGCACGCCTTCGTCGTCGACGGCGACGACCTGGGTCAGTGGCGCACCATCAACGTGCCCGGCGTCACCGTCACCGTCGGTGCGATGCTGGACGCCCTCACCGAGGTCGGCGGCGCTGAGGCCCGCGCCCTGGTCAGCCACGAGGAGGACGCCCGGATCATGGACATCGTCTGCTCCTGGCCCGGTGACTTCGACGTCGAGCGCCCGCTGGCCCTCGGCTTCGTCCGGGACGCCTCGTTCACCGACGCCGTCCGCCAGTACCGCGACGAGTTCGCACCGCAGGCCTGA